In Alosa sapidissima isolate fAloSap1 chromosome 4, fAloSap1.pri, whole genome shotgun sequence, the following are encoded in one genomic region:
- the prr13 gene encoding proline rich 13, with the protein MWPNQGPPMGPPNPAQPPPGYPGIPNPAHPPPGYPGIPNPAFPPGTDPAYPPGMNPMPPGPVPPGVPGQPYFPTGPAPPPYAPHGGAYPGPHPHPMGPAMGGAIAGGLAGAGVAVAGHKMHKKMKKNKKGKKKHKEHKAHKHGKHSSSSSSSSSSSSD; encoded by the exons ATGTGGCCTAACCAAG gtCCTCCAATGGGTCCCCCTAACCCAGCTCAACCACCTCCAGGCTACCCTGGAATCCCAAATCCAGCTCATCCACCTCCAGGGTACCCTGGAATCCCAAATCCTGCATTCCCCCCTGGGACCGATCCAGCATATCCACCCGGTATGAACCCTATGCCTCCTGGACCGGTTCCTCCTGGTGTCCCAGGGCAACCCTATTTCCCCACTGGCCCAGCTCCCCCACCCTATGCCCCACATGGTGGGGCGTACCCAGGGCCTCATCCACATCCCATGGGACCGGCAATGGGTGGGGCCATAGCAGGGGGGTTAGCCGGGGCAGGAGTGGCTGTGGCGGGACACAAGATGCAcaagaaaatgaaaaagaataagaaaggaaagaagaaaCATAAAGAACACAAGGCTCATAAGCACGGCAAG CATTCctcaagcagcagcagcagcagtagcagcagcagtgactGA
- the pcbp2 gene encoding poly(rC)-binding protein 2 isoform X1, giving the protein MDSGVIEGGLNVTLTIRLLMHGKEVGSIIGKKGESVKKMREESGARINISEGNCPERIITLAGPTTAIFKAFSMIIDKLEEDISSSMTNSTATSKPPVTLRIVVPASQCGSLIGKGGCKIKEIRESTGAQVQVAGDMLPNSTERAITIAGTPQSIIECVKQICVVMLESPPKGVTIPYRPKPSGSPVIFAGGQAYAVQGQHAIPQPDSSSASISPQLTKLHQLAMQQSPFPLAPSNQGFTGMDASAQTGSHEMTIPNDLIGCIIGRQGAKINEIRQMSGAQIKIANPVEGSTDRQVTITGSPASISLAEYLINARLSSEATGLATN; this is encoded by the exons ATGGACTCCGGTGTAATCGAAGGAGGACTCAATGTCACCCTGACCATCAGGCTTCTCATGCATGGCAAG GAAGTTGGAAGCATCATTGGAAAG AAAGGTGAATCTGTTaagaagatgagagaggag AGTGGAGCCCGCATCAACATCTCAGAGGGGAACTGTCCAGAGAGAATCATAACCCTGGCTGGTCCTACCACCGCCATCTTCAAAGCATTCTCCATGATCATCGACAAATTGGAGGAG GACATAAGCAGCTCGATGACCAACAGCACAGCCACCAGCAAGCCCCCTGTGACCCTGCGCATCGTGGTGCCTGCTAGCCAGTGTGGCTCGCTCATTGGCAAAGGAGGCTGCAAGATCAAGGAGATACGAGAG TCCACGGGTGCCCAGGTTCAGGTGGCAGGTGACATGCTCCCCAACTCTACGGAGCGTGCCATCACCATCGCAGGCACTCCTCAGTCCATCATCGAGTGTGTCAAGCAGATCTGTGTGGTGATGCTGGAG tctCCTCCAAAGGGAGTCACCATCCCCTACAGACCCAAACCCTCAGGATCCCCTGTGATCTTCGCTGGAGGACAG GCGTATGCCGTTCAAGGACAGCACGCGATTCCGCAGCCAGAT tcttcctctgcctctatctctcctcaGCTCACCAAGCTCCACCAGCTAGCCATGCAGCAGAGCCCCTTCCCTCTGGCCCCTAGCAACCAAGGCTTCACTG GGATGGATGCCTCTGCCCAAACTGGTTCCCATGAGATGACCATTCCAAATGAT TTGATCGGGTGCATCATTGGCCGTCAGGGTGCCAAGATCAATGAGATCAGGCAGATGTCTGGGGCTCAGATCAAGATCGCCAACCCCGTGGAAGGTTCCACGGATCGGCAGGTCACCATCACTGGCTCCCCTGCCAGCATCAGCTTGGCCGAGTACCTCATCAACGCCAG GCTTTCCTCTGAGGCTACAGGACTGGCGACcaactga
- the pcbp2 gene encoding poly(rC)-binding protein 2 isoform X2: MDSGVIEGGLNVTLTIRLLMHGKEVGSIIGKKGESVKKMREESGARINISEGNCPERIITLAGPTTAIFKAFSMIIDKLEEDISSSMTNSTATSKPPVTLRIVVPASQCGSLIGKGGCKIKEIRESTGAQVQVAGDMLPNSTERAITIAGTPQSIIECVKQICVVMLESPPKGVTIPYRPKPSGSPVIFAGGQAYAVQGQHAIPQPDLTKLHQLAMQQSPFPLAPSNQGFTGMDASAQTGSHEMTIPNDLIGCIIGRQGAKINEIRQMSGAQIKIANPVEGSTDRQVTITGSPASISLAEYLINARLSSEATGLATN, encoded by the exons ATGGACTCCGGTGTAATCGAAGGAGGACTCAATGTCACCCTGACCATCAGGCTTCTCATGCATGGCAAG GAAGTTGGAAGCATCATTGGAAAG AAAGGTGAATCTGTTaagaagatgagagaggag AGTGGAGCCCGCATCAACATCTCAGAGGGGAACTGTCCAGAGAGAATCATAACCCTGGCTGGTCCTACCACCGCCATCTTCAAAGCATTCTCCATGATCATCGACAAATTGGAGGAG GACATAAGCAGCTCGATGACCAACAGCACAGCCACCAGCAAGCCCCCTGTGACCCTGCGCATCGTGGTGCCTGCTAGCCAGTGTGGCTCGCTCATTGGCAAAGGAGGCTGCAAGATCAAGGAGATACGAGAG TCCACGGGTGCCCAGGTTCAGGTGGCAGGTGACATGCTCCCCAACTCTACGGAGCGTGCCATCACCATCGCAGGCACTCCTCAGTCCATCATCGAGTGTGTCAAGCAGATCTGTGTGGTGATGCTGGAG tctCCTCCAAAGGGAGTCACCATCCCCTACAGACCCAAACCCTCAGGATCCCCTGTGATCTTCGCTGGAGGACAG GCGTATGCCGTTCAAGGACAGCACGCGATTCCGCAGCCAGAT CTCACCAAGCTCCACCAGCTAGCCATGCAGCAGAGCCCCTTCCCTCTGGCCCCTAGCAACCAAGGCTTCACTG GGATGGATGCCTCTGCCCAAACTGGTTCCCATGAGATGACCATTCCAAATGAT TTGATCGGGTGCATCATTGGCCGTCAGGGTGCCAAGATCAATGAGATCAGGCAGATGTCTGGGGCTCAGATCAAGATCGCCAACCCCGTGGAAGGTTCCACGGATCGGCAGGTCACCATCACTGGCTCCCCTGCCAGCATCAGCTTGGCCGAGTACCTCATCAACGCCAG GCTTTCCTCTGAGGCTACAGGACTGGCGACcaactga
- the pcbp2 gene encoding poly(rC)-binding protein 2 isoform X3, giving the protein MDSGVIEGGLNVTLTIRLLMHGKEVGSIIGKKGESVKKMREESGARINISEGNCPERIITLAGPTTAIFKAFSMIIDKLEEDISSSMTNSTATSKPPVTLRIVVPASQCGSLIGKGGCKIKEIRESTGAQVQVAGDMLPNSTERAITIAGTPQSIIECVKQICVVMLESPPKGVTIPYRPKPSGSPVIFAGGQSSSASISPQLTKLHQLAMQQSPFPLAPSNQGFTGMDASAQTGSHEMTIPNDLIGCIIGRQGAKINEIRQMSGAQIKIANPVEGSTDRQVTITGSPASISLAEYLINARLSSEATGLATN; this is encoded by the exons ATGGACTCCGGTGTAATCGAAGGAGGACTCAATGTCACCCTGACCATCAGGCTTCTCATGCATGGCAAG GAAGTTGGAAGCATCATTGGAAAG AAAGGTGAATCTGTTaagaagatgagagaggag AGTGGAGCCCGCATCAACATCTCAGAGGGGAACTGTCCAGAGAGAATCATAACCCTGGCTGGTCCTACCACCGCCATCTTCAAAGCATTCTCCATGATCATCGACAAATTGGAGGAG GACATAAGCAGCTCGATGACCAACAGCACAGCCACCAGCAAGCCCCCTGTGACCCTGCGCATCGTGGTGCCTGCTAGCCAGTGTGGCTCGCTCATTGGCAAAGGAGGCTGCAAGATCAAGGAGATACGAGAG TCCACGGGTGCCCAGGTTCAGGTGGCAGGTGACATGCTCCCCAACTCTACGGAGCGTGCCATCACCATCGCAGGCACTCCTCAGTCCATCATCGAGTGTGTCAAGCAGATCTGTGTGGTGATGCTGGAG tctCCTCCAAAGGGAGTCACCATCCCCTACAGACCCAAACCCTCAGGATCCCCTGTGATCTTCGCTGGAGGACAG tcttcctctgcctctatctctcctcaGCTCACCAAGCTCCACCAGCTAGCCATGCAGCAGAGCCCCTTCCCTCTGGCCCCTAGCAACCAAGGCTTCACTG GGATGGATGCCTCTGCCCAAACTGGTTCCCATGAGATGACCATTCCAAATGAT TTGATCGGGTGCATCATTGGCCGTCAGGGTGCCAAGATCAATGAGATCAGGCAGATGTCTGGGGCTCAGATCAAGATCGCCAACCCCGTGGAAGGTTCCACGGATCGGCAGGTCACCATCACTGGCTCCCCTGCCAGCATCAGCTTGGCCGAGTACCTCATCAACGCCAG GCTTTCCTCTGAGGCTACAGGACTGGCGACcaactga
- the pcbp2 gene encoding poly(rC)-binding protein 2 isoform X4, whose protein sequence is MDSGVIEGGLNVTLTIRLLMHGKEVGSIIGKKGESVKKMREESGARINISEGNCPERIITLAGPTTAIFKAFSMIIDKLEEDISSSMTNSTATSKPPVTLRIVVPASQCGSLIGKGGCKIKEIRESTGAQVQVAGDMLPNSTERAITIAGTPQSIIECVKQICVVMLESPPKGVTIPYRPKPSGSPVIFAGGQLTKLHQLAMQQSPFPLAPSNQGFTGMDASAQTGSHEMTIPNDLIGCIIGRQGAKINEIRQMSGAQIKIANPVEGSTDRQVTITGSPASISLAEYLINARLSSEATGLATN, encoded by the exons ATGGACTCCGGTGTAATCGAAGGAGGACTCAATGTCACCCTGACCATCAGGCTTCTCATGCATGGCAAG GAAGTTGGAAGCATCATTGGAAAG AAAGGTGAATCTGTTaagaagatgagagaggag AGTGGAGCCCGCATCAACATCTCAGAGGGGAACTGTCCAGAGAGAATCATAACCCTGGCTGGTCCTACCACCGCCATCTTCAAAGCATTCTCCATGATCATCGACAAATTGGAGGAG GACATAAGCAGCTCGATGACCAACAGCACAGCCACCAGCAAGCCCCCTGTGACCCTGCGCATCGTGGTGCCTGCTAGCCAGTGTGGCTCGCTCATTGGCAAAGGAGGCTGCAAGATCAAGGAGATACGAGAG TCCACGGGTGCCCAGGTTCAGGTGGCAGGTGACATGCTCCCCAACTCTACGGAGCGTGCCATCACCATCGCAGGCACTCCTCAGTCCATCATCGAGTGTGTCAAGCAGATCTGTGTGGTGATGCTGGAG tctCCTCCAAAGGGAGTCACCATCCCCTACAGACCCAAACCCTCAGGATCCCCTGTGATCTTCGCTGGAGGACAG CTCACCAAGCTCCACCAGCTAGCCATGCAGCAGAGCCCCTTCCCTCTGGCCCCTAGCAACCAAGGCTTCACTG GGATGGATGCCTCTGCCCAAACTGGTTCCCATGAGATGACCATTCCAAATGAT TTGATCGGGTGCATCATTGGCCGTCAGGGTGCCAAGATCAATGAGATCAGGCAGATGTCTGGGGCTCAGATCAAGATCGCCAACCCCGTGGAAGGTTCCACGGATCGGCAGGTCACCATCACTGGCTCCCCTGCCAGCATCAGCTTGGCCGAGTACCTCATCAACGCCAG GCTTTCCTCTGAGGCTACAGGACTGGCGACcaactga
- the LOC121707921 gene encoding putative protein TPRXL: MPTLCPSLSSPSLSFSFYSVESSKSPSSSSSSSSSSSSSSSSNPEQALSTSLCPLTSTTTTATTTTSPAATTAATFSSSSSSSSNSSTSSSCVVPLSASISLSSLLAPGPASTSSRASSSSPSQFPGSSSSSPATACVSSLLSLKPLPLLALHVVSGSASSSPVSTSTSANPEPKMASELGSKSKKRRLSHY, translated from the coding sequence ATGCccactctgtgtccctctctttcttctccctctctctctttctctttctacagTGTAGAGTCCTCTaaatctccctcctcctcctcctcctcttcctcctcctcctcctcctcttcttcctcgaACCCTGAACAGGCCCTCAGCACGAGCCTCTGCCCTCTCacctctactactactactgctactactaccaccTCTCCTGccgctactactgctgctaccttttcctcctcttcctcctcttcctctaactcctccacttcctcctcctgtGTGGTGCCCCTCTccgcctccatctctctgtcctccttgtTGGCGCCTGGCCCCGCCTCCACCTCGTCCCGtgcctcttcctcttccccctcccagTTTCccggctcctcctcctcctcccccgccACTGCCTGTGTCTCCAGTCTGCTCAGCCTCAAGCCCCTCCCCCTGCTGGCGCTCCATGTTGTCAGTGGGTCGGCCTCGTCTAGCCCCGTTTCCACCTCTACCTCCGCCAACCCCGAGCCCAAGATGGCTTCTGAGCTGGGCTCCAAGTCCAAGAAGCGGCGGCTGTCCCACTATTag